Proteins encoded in a region of the Terriglobales bacterium genome:
- the rplX gene encoding 50S ribosomal protein L24, with amino-acid sequence MSRVNVDIRRNDTVRVMTGRDKGKEGRVLRVFPSDRKILVEHVAMVKKNVRPNPQKNIKGGVAEQESRISISNVKLVCGTCGPARVKHELHGDRYQRVCHRCGAPLEK; translated from the coding sequence ATGTCACGAGTGAACGTCGATATCCGGCGCAACGATACGGTGCGGGTCATGACCGGGCGCGACAAGGGCAAGGAAGGGCGCGTGCTGCGCGTCTTCCCCAGCGACCGCAAGATCCTGGTCGAGCACGTCGCCATGGTGAAGAAGAACGTCCGGCCCAACCCGCAGAAGAACATCAAAGGCGGCGTGGCCGAGCAGGAGAGCCGCATCTCGATCTCCAACGTGAAGCTGGTCTGCGGCACCTGCGGGCCGGCGCGAGTGAAGCACGAGCTGCACGGCGACCGCTACCAGCGCGTCTGCCACCGTTGCGGCGCGCCGTTGGAAAAATGA